The sequence below is a genomic window from Mycobacteroides abscessus ATCC 19977.
GGTGCCGTTGGCGGTCCTACACGTCGCACCGTCGTTCCGTTCCTTTGTGGAAAACATGGCCGTACCGGGCAGCAATGTCACCACCCGCGTGGTGAACCTCGGGATGGGTCTTCTCATGCTCTCGATCGCCACACTGCTCGCCGTGCGCGCGCTTCGCGAGCGCACCCACATACCGGTGGCAGCGAGCAACGTGCCCACCGTTGACTCCGAGAAACCTCGTCCCATCACGTCACCGTTCGGAGTCTCCAGTAACTCCGGGGTAGCGGCCGGCTCGATATTTCGGCGCGTACTACGCCATCTGCAAATTGCCTGGGAACAGGGCGCTTTATGGGTCGCATTCGTGTTCGGTCTCTGCGGACTTCCCCCGCCGATGCTGGTCATCTTCGTACTCACGCCCGTAGTGGCATCCGGCTCCACGATAGGAACACAGATCATTGCCGTCATCGCGTTTGTCTTCGGGATGTTTACGGTGGCCGAACTCACCCTCATCTGCTATCTGATCGCACCCGCGAGAACGATTGCGGTACTCCAACCACTACATGACTGGGCACTGGCCCACCGACGACAGATGCTGATCACCATCTTCTCGATCGCGGGAATCATCCAGGTGATCAACGGCGTGGCCTGAACCGCTAACGCGTAGTAGAGCCGACTTGTTCAGGCCCACGTTCCGCGGCGCCCATTGGCTGCCGCCATCACCTCGTAGATCAACTTCATCATCGACGGGCGGGTCCGCCGACTGAGCTTCTGGAACTTCTGGAAGTCCTCGACCATCATGCGGAACCCTCGTTCGCTTGATCGATATGCAGCCAGGACACGGTCGAGTTCCGCTGAATCCCAAGGTCCGTCGCTCGCAGCCACACACAGCGTCTCATAGACGACAGACATCCAATCCGTGCCGAAAGGCTCTGTCACCGGCCCGCAGTACTTCTGACGCCGTAGATCGGTTTCAAGAAACGCCTCGATAGCCATATCGTCACGGGCATCCAGATTGACCCCCAGCGCCACCGAAATCCTTTTCATCTCCGTGCGCCAGTCCTCCAGCAGATTGGTGTAACCGACGAACACGCGGGGTACATCGCGGGTGTGGGCCTCGGCCAACAGATTGAACTTGAGCCATAAGGCGCTGGAAAACTCCGGCGAGGCGGCCGCCTGGGCGGCAACCGACGCGACGACTTCTGTCGGATGACGCACCGCGATGACCGTCGCCACATCGAATCCAGACTTCCGCGCCGCCTCAAACCACATATCGGACAGCAGATTTATTCTGGGATCCTTGATAACCACCAGGGGGGCCGGTGGCAGTGTCGCCAGGTACCCCTGGATATCGGCTATGCAGGCGGTCTTCTCCACGGCGCTGAACGCGTCAGGCTCCTGCAAGCGCAACGTCGTGTCGAACCGTGAACTGCCGTTGCGATGCAGGATCCTCTCATTGAGGATGATCGCCTTACGTGGCTCCCAATAACCTCGCGGATTCGCCGGATTGGCTCCCGCGAGCGCGGCCGGAAGCACACCACCGCATAACGAGATAACCCGAGTGATCGCCGACGTGCCCGACCGGGCCATGCCCATGACGAAGAGGAGAACGGGACGTCCCTGACCATCCGGACTCATGAACTCGGCCTCCAGCCGCCGGACGCGTTCAACAGGAAGGCATCGTGCCACACCA
It includes:
- a CDS encoding GAP family protein, producing MWGLLLAMAIMFAVNPVLLAVIVLMISRPRPVQNLAAYWLGSMIVSLAGLLVPLAVLHVAPSFRSFVENMAVPGSNVTTRVVNLGMGLLMLSIATLLAVRALRERTHIPVAASNVPTVDSEKPRPITSPFGVSSNSGVAAGSIFRRVLRHLQIAWEQGALWVAFVFGLCGLPPPMLVIFVLTPVVASGSTIGTQIIAVIAFVFGMFTVAELTLICYLIAPARTIAVLQPLHDWALAHRRQMLITIFSIAGIIQVINGVA
- a CDS encoding sulfotransferase family protein; the encoded protein is MSPDGQGRPVLLFVMGMARSGTSAITRVISLCGGVLPAALAGANPANPRGYWEPRKAIILNERILHRNGSSRFDTTLRLQEPDAFSAVEKTACIADIQGYLATLPPAPLVVIKDPRINLLSDMWFEAARKSGFDVATVIAVRHPTEVVASVAAQAAASPEFSSALWLKFNLLAEAHTRDVPRVFVGYTNLLEDWRTEMKRISVALGVNLDARDDMAIEAFLETDLRRQKYCGPVTEPFGTDWMSVVYETLCVAASDGPWDSAELDRVLAAYRSSERGFRMMVEDFQKFQKLSRRTRPSMMKLIYEVMAAANGRRGTWA